From the genome of Nicotiana sylvestris chromosome 2, ASM39365v2, whole genome shotgun sequence, one region includes:
- the LOC104241937 gene encoding uncharacterized protein, translating into MAAPATAQPSMEVGQVSPNPIPIPQLSTNPKTIQTYANLLQPQAINALMHVTRVNLKPVEVLHGEPMVRWNKSEVKQSILQQRLHLAVLGKFSYGKPVIQELRKAIPIQCELKGSCSVGLIEDSHVLIKLSLMEDYIHLLSKPAFYLKTQGEFWQMRCTKWSPWWSPDVETPIAIAWISFQDLPPNFFGKEFVFSLANAVGRPLHIDLATQNSTKPSCAKVKVEVNLLAILPQRIKIIEEADETGPEESKWIKIRYDYMPKYSKTCKKQGHKEEEYWVVHPELHKSFDGDVKDQGEEREVLVSTDVVGTAANKSKVLSSGKVVGKPTTNQAKQEWMQARKNKYQRDKRGHIIEDKTGKEVDKGKGKTKIEEVATMNKFNALEAEEVQNPPLQITEGKGEDHSNGKKMEQFERQSKEVQEKAKEFKERKLNPNPNSTGNRTTEQELIRVKKEAVENALEKAGNPSPSGILSSSPKGLHKLVDSTRINKESTIDWVHRRFGTSKEELMQLNVTTNHSCQDIPSQTYGDSGQQEECNEVNSAKVSWGEEVEAMDDQKGVTKVMEYKEEKDST; encoded by the coding sequence ATGGCCGCTCCGGCCACTGCCCAGCCTTCAATGGAGGTTGGGCAGGTGTCTCCCAACCCTATACCAATCCCGCAATTATCTACTAATCCAAAAACAATCCAAACATACGCGAATTTGCTCCAGCCACAAGCAATAAATGCTCTCATGCACGTAACTAGAGTAAACCTAAAACCAGTCGAGGTTTTACATGGTGAACCAATGGTTAGGTGGAATAAATCTGAGGTAAAACAATCCATATTGCAACAAAGATTACATCTAGCAGTTCTTGGCAAATTCTCATATGGAAAACCTGTGATccaagaattgaggaaggcaatTCCAATTCAATGTGAGCTTAAGGGATCATGTTCAGTAGGTTTGATTGAAGATTCACACGTTTTGATCAAGTTGTCATTGATGGAGGACTATATTCATTTATTATCGAAGCCTGCATTCTATTTGAAAACTCAAGGTGAATTTTGGCAGATGAGATGCACGAAGTGGAGTCCTTGGTGGTCTCCAGATGTTGAGACACCAATTGCAATTGCGTGGATTTCGTTTCAAGACCTTCCTCCTAATTTCTTTGGTAAGGAGTTTGTGTTTTCATTGGCTAATGCAGTAGGTAGACCTTTACATATTGATCTTGCTACTCAAAATAGCACAAAACCTAGTTGTGCTAAGGTTAAGGTGGAGGTGAATCTTCTTGCAATATTGCCTCAAAGAATTAAGATTATTGAGGAGGCTGATGAGACTGGTCCTGAAGAGTCTAAATGGATCAAGATAAGGTATGATTACATGCCTAAATATTCCAAGACATGTAAGAAACAAGGGCACAAGGAGGAGGAATATTGGGTAGTTCATCCAGAACTACATAAAAGTTTTGATGGTGATGTCAAGGATCAAGGCGAGGAGAGGGAGGTGCTGGTAAGTACTGATGTAGTTGGAACTGCTGCCAATAAGTCTAAGGTGTTATCAAGTGGAAAGGTAGTTGGGAAACCTACTACTAATcaagcaaagcaagaatggaTGCAGGCAAGGAAGAACAAGTACCAAAGAGATAAGAGGGGACACATTATTGAAGATAAAACTGGAAAAGAGGTGGACAAAGGGAAAGGTAAGACCAAGATTGAAGAAGTTGCAACTATGAATAAGTTTAATGCACTAGAGGCAGAGGAGGTTCAGAATCCTCCTTTACAAATCACGGAGGGAAAGGGAGAAGATCATAGCAATGGTAAGAAGATGGAACAATTTGAAAGGCAATCCAAGGAGGTACAGGAGAAGGCAAAGGAATTTAAGGAAAGAAAGCTGAATCCTAATCCTAATTCTACTGGGAATAGGACAACTGAGCAGGAATTAATACGCGTGAAGAAGGAAGCAGTTGAGAATGCTTTGGAAAAAGCTGGCAATCCTAGTCCAAGTGGGATTCTCTCATCTTCACCTAAAGGACTTCATAAATTGGTTGATTCTACTAGAATTAACAAGGAGTCGACTATAGACTGGGTGCATAGGAGATTTGGTACTAGTAAAGAGGAGTTGATGCAGCTGAATGTTACTACAAATCATTCTTGCCAAGATATTCCATCACAAACATATGGTGATTCTGGGCAACAAGAGGAATGTAATGAGGTTAACTCTGCAAAGGTATCATGGGGAGAAGAGGTTGAGGCTATGGATGATCAAAAGGGTGTAACAAAGGTAATGGAATACAAAGAAGAAAAGGATAGCACTTAA